One region of Nothobranchius furzeri strain GRZ-AD chromosome 16, NfurGRZ-RIMD1, whole genome shotgun sequence genomic DNA includes:
- the LOC107388254 gene encoding uncharacterized protein isoform X2 translates to MNERPVHMVPPSGNYAKCGQKSKSESDYYIVGARTQNGVDIEPQGPQFVAAQVKGSKERPLSATLIDANTCSHQRYLSVDFCKSRTSVITVKKTVKEPQPAQRRVSLKQLQASSHSSFKRYSCPPIGICFSQSQSSSSSSASSSSCSSSPPVPTSVITGHDPLGWKFQPRSRSRSSRNHTRRLSLQIPQLDVPTPSSPSLNLSPKTKLTHRPKPSPRHHSEPSTLRVMEKALPVMAPEELCAVHLRATTLGEQSDEVFNDSAPEKRRDSASPALPHKVPPPVPLKTALTRQIAHAIGSSRRCLRLVSALRNNHKNTYSSVTYPTSGYSPHIMSQNNICTAEKVSAPDNLLYDNLCKIT, encoded by the coding sequence ATGAATGAACGTCCTGTGCATATGGTGCCCCCTAGTGGCAACTATGCCAAGTGTGGCCAGAAGAGTAAAAGCGAGTCAGATTATTACATTGTTGGTGCCAGAACTCAGAACGGAGTCGACATTGAGCCCCAAGGGCCACAGTTTGTTGCAGCACAAGTTAAGGGCTCTAAAGAGCGACCTTTATCAGCAACGTTGATCGATGCTAACACATGTTCTCATCAGAGATATTTGTCAGTTGACTTTTGTAAATCCAGGACTTCTGTCATCACTGTGAAGAAGACCGTTAAGGAACCTCAACCTGCACAGAGAAGAGTGTCCCTGAAACAACTCCAAGCATCATCACACTCTTCCTTCAAGCGCTACTCCTGCCCACCAATTGGGATCTGTTTCTCTCAAAGtcaatcttcctcctcctcttccgctTCTTCTTCCTCCTGCTCCTCATCCCCTCCTGTTCCAACTTCTGTCATCACCGGACATGATCCCCTAGGCTGGAAGTTCCAACCCAGGTCCAGATCAAGATCCTCCAGGAATCACACCAGAAGGCTTTCTTTACAAATCCCTCAACTAGATGTCCCAACTCCCTCCTCTCCAAGCCTAAATCTTTCACCCAAAACCAAACTTACCCACAGACCCAAACCGTCCCCCCGACACCACTCTGAGCCCTCCACCCTCAGGGTGATGGAGAAGGCTCTTCCAGTGATGGCTCCTGAGGAGCTCTGCGCAGTACATCTTAGAGCCACCACACTGGGGGAGCAATCCGACGAGGTCTTCAATGACTCAGCTCCAGAGAAGAGGAGAGATAGTGCTTCACCTGCTCTACCACATAAAGTCCCACCACCTGTTCCACTAAAGACTGCCCTGACCAGACAAATAGCACATGCGATTGGTTCCTCAAGGCGTTGCCTCAGGCTAGTTTCAGCTCTAAGGAACAACCACAAAAACACTTATTCAAGTGTGACATACCCAACCTCTGGGTATTC
- the LOC107388254 gene encoding uncharacterized protein isoform X1, which yields MSNVLPISLFRFFSTASLCKKMNERPVHMVPPSGNYAKCGQKSKSESDYYIVGARTQNGVDIEPQGPQFVAAQVKGSKERPLSATLIDANTCSHQRYLSVDFCKSRTSVITVKKTVKEPQPAQRRVSLKQLQASSHSSFKRYSCPPIGICFSQSQSSSSSSASSSSCSSSPPVPTSVITGHDPLGWKFQPRSRSRSSRNHTRRLSLQIPQLDVPTPSSPSLNLSPKTKLTHRPKPSPRHHSEPSTLRVMEKALPVMAPEELCAVHLRATTLGEQSDEVFNDSAPEKRRDSASPALPHKVPPPVPLKTALTRQIAHAIGSSRRCLRLVSALRNNHKNTYSSVTYPTSGYSPHIMSQNNICTAEKDATGRGTSHSSLVEK from the coding sequence ATGTCAAATGTCCTCCCAATTTCTCTCTTCAGGTTTTTTTCTACAGCGTCTCTCTGCAAGAAGATGAATGAACGTCCTGTGCATATGGTGCCCCCTAGTGGCAACTATGCCAAGTGTGGCCAGAAGAGTAAAAGCGAGTCAGATTATTACATTGTTGGTGCCAGAACTCAGAACGGAGTCGACATTGAGCCCCAAGGGCCACAGTTTGTTGCAGCACAAGTTAAGGGCTCTAAAGAGCGACCTTTATCAGCAACGTTGATCGATGCTAACACATGTTCTCATCAGAGATATTTGTCAGTTGACTTTTGTAAATCCAGGACTTCTGTCATCACTGTGAAGAAGACCGTTAAGGAACCTCAACCTGCACAGAGAAGAGTGTCCCTGAAACAACTCCAAGCATCATCACACTCTTCCTTCAAGCGCTACTCCTGCCCACCAATTGGGATCTGTTTCTCTCAAAGtcaatcttcctcctcctcttccgctTCTTCTTCCTCCTGCTCCTCATCCCCTCCTGTTCCAACTTCTGTCATCACCGGACATGATCCCCTAGGCTGGAAGTTCCAACCCAGGTCCAGATCAAGATCCTCCAGGAATCACACCAGAAGGCTTTCTTTACAAATCCCTCAACTAGATGTCCCAACTCCCTCCTCTCCAAGCCTAAATCTTTCACCCAAAACCAAACTTACCCACAGACCCAAACCGTCCCCCCGACACCACTCTGAGCCCTCCACCCTCAGGGTGATGGAGAAGGCTCTTCCAGTGATGGCTCCTGAGGAGCTCTGCGCAGTACATCTTAGAGCCACCACACTGGGGGAGCAATCCGACGAGGTCTTCAATGACTCAGCTCCAGAGAAGAGGAGAGATAGTGCTTCACCTGCTCTACCACATAAAGTCCCACCACCTGTTCCACTAAAGACTGCCCTGACCAGACAAATAGCACATGCGATTGGTTCCTCAAGGCGTTGCCTCAGGCTAGTTTCAGCTCTAAGGAACAACCACAAAAACACTTATTCAAGTGTGACATACCCAACCTCTGGGTATTC